A single window of Leptolyngbya ohadii IS1 DNA harbors:
- a CDS encoding ATP-binding protein, whose amino-acid sequence MLKKKRDRGHVLTATGLQRLEHAIRQWENDRGIRCTQEQIKELTSLIKPSGLDYTTIRKILEGKVGVDLKSIRYLFQAFNLQPQPKVDYDSANRVNSQTSSDFVGRERAIAYLNERVDQGVKLIVIQGRGGIGKTTLARKFLKSQGLDLLILKWMAMEPEDITSVESLIEEWLRRYFDEEPGREFGITLDRLRYRLSDSSRRVGILINNFESALDGSGRLIEAHRRYVELLRVLTDPEINCLTLITSQECLRDTVQLEHYPLKGLDREAWQQFFREKEIQSTAAVAMMHQFYGGNAAAMQILRSTIVHEYNRDATSYWEENQNSLPGELSVLINSQFDRLRKVSDEEHRLLCRLGCYRYQDVPSVSVEGVLCLLWDVEPSQRNRVVMSLQERSLLVCNKGQYWLHPVIRHEAIERLRKTSDRERANREAANYFSRSITRVESSQDALGALEAYHHYMEIHDFPAAADTLHKKRPNLGGTNESLGRSFYKRGLLKQMTNAILNVVDRLPMEASLHPQKRMEQAHRKAKLYHTLGAMNWLNGDIHTSLQDCEKARSLAHTTLAQHQHTAPTSEVVTQLKLLESNALLTMGICRIGLWELETALSTLETALKLCEALDYEKYSPSFQFYIAFLQSCLGQSEEAQTIADQLYHRCEPLLDQNFPSWLTEYRLSYLAQTYNNLGDWETALMLCDRSIASADKNLHQQAKSKAYSCKAEIYRQQQQFDEAFQYHVEAIKTACTLGAKYDLAEALYQQGLTYQAMERMEECSRNFERAVRHFSEIKAPKQVERVRAAM is encoded by the coding sequence ATGCTAAAAAAGAAGCGCGATCGGGGTCATGTTCTTACCGCCACGGGATTGCAACGACTTGAACACGCCATTAGACAGTGGGAAAACGATCGCGGCATTCGCTGCACGCAGGAGCAGATTAAGGAACTCACCAGCCTGATCAAACCGAGTGGGCTTGATTATACGACGATTCGCAAGATCCTTGAGGGAAAGGTCGGCGTTGATCTCAAATCGATTCGCTATTTGTTTCAGGCATTCAACCTTCAGCCGCAGCCCAAGGTAGATTACGACTCGGCAAATCGGGTGAACTCCCAGACTAGCTCCGACTTTGTAGGGCGAGAAAGGGCGATCGCGTACTTAAATGAGCGGGTGGATCAGGGCGTAAAGCTAATTGTGATTCAGGGCAGGGGCGGGATTGGCAAAACTACGCTGGCGCGGAAGTTCCTCAAGTCCCAGGGCTTAGATCTGCTCATCCTAAAATGGATGGCGATGGAGCCGGAAGATATTACTTCGGTGGAGAGCCTGATCGAAGAATGGCTGCGACGATACTTTGATGAGGAACCGGGGCGAGAATTTGGCATTACCCTCGATCGCCTGCGCTATCGGCTCAGCGACTCCTCCCGGCGGGTCGGCATTTTAATCAACAACTTTGAGAGCGCTTTAGATGGCAGCGGCAGACTGATCGAAGCCCACCGACGCTATGTGGAATTGCTGCGGGTGTTAACCGACCCAGAAATTAACTGTTTGACCTTGATCACCAGCCAGGAATGCCTGCGGGATACCGTTCAGCTTGAGCATTATCCGCTCAAAGGACTCGATCGCGAAGCATGGCAGCAGTTCTTTCGGGAGAAAGAGATTCAGTCTACCGCTGCGGTGGCGATGATGCACCAGTTCTACGGCGGCAATGCGGCGGCGATGCAAATTCTCAGAAGCACGATCGTCCACGAATACAACAGGGACGCTACGTCCTACTGGGAAGAAAATCAAAACTCCCTGCCCGGTGAGCTGAGTGTGTTGATTAACAGCCAGTTCGATCGCCTGAGAAAAGTGAGCGATGAAGAACACAGGCTGCTGTGTCGGCTGGGCTGCTATCGCTATCAGGATGTTCCGTCTGTCTCCGTTGAAGGGGTACTGTGTTTGCTGTGGGATGTAGAACCCTCTCAGCGCAACCGGGTGGTGATGTCGTTGCAGGAGCGATCGCTGCTGGTCTGCAATAAGGGGCAATACTGGCTGCATCCCGTGATCCGTCACGAAGCGATTGAACGCCTGCGAAAGACCAGCGATCGGGAACGGGCAAACCGGGAAGCGGCAAACTATTTCAGCCGAAGTATCACCCGTGTTGAATCCTCTCAGGACGCTCTGGGGGCACTGGAGGCATACCATCACTATATGGAAATCCATGACTTTCCTGCGGCGGCTGATACGCTCCACAAAAAACGCCCGAATCTGGGCGGCACTAATGAATCCCTGGGGCGATCGTTTTATAAACGTGGATTGCTGAAGCAGATGACCAATGCCATCCTCAACGTCGTCGATCGGCTACCGATGGAAGCGTCCCTTCATCCCCAAAAACGGATGGAGCAGGCACACCGCAAAGCCAAGCTGTATCACACCCTCGGCGCAATGAACTGGCTGAACGGCGATATTCACACCTCGCTGCAAGACTGCGAGAAAGCCAGAAGTCTCGCCCACACGACGCTTGCCCAGCACCAGCACACTGCCCCCACTAGCGAGGTCGTCACCCAGCTCAAGCTGCTCGAAAGCAATGCTCTTCTGACGATGGGCATTTGTAGAATTGGACTCTGGGAACTGGAAACTGCCCTATCCACGCTGGAAACTGCCCTGAAGCTCTGCGAAGCCCTTGACTACGAGAAGTACAGCCCCTCTTTCCAGTTCTATATTGCCTTTTTGCAGTCCTGCCTGGGGCAATCGGAGGAAGCACAGACGATCGCCGACCAACTCTATCACCGCTGCGAACCGCTCCTGGATCAGAATTTTCCATCCTGGCTCACGGAGTATCGCTTGTCCTATCTGGCACAAACCTACAATAATTTGGGAGATTGGGAAACTGCCCTGATGCTCTGCGATCGATCGATTGCCAGTGCAGACAAAAACCTCCATCAGCAGGCAAAGAGTAAAGCCTATAGCTGCAAAGCCGAAATTTACCGCCAGCAGCAACAGTTTGATGAAGCGTTCCAATATCATGTAGAGGCGATCAAGACGGCTTGTACGTTAGGTGCGAAATACGATCTGGCTGAAGCGCTCTATCAGCAGGGATTGACGTATCAGGCAATGGAGCGAATGGAGGAGTGCAGCAGAAATTTTGAGCGAGCCGTTCGGCACTTCAGCGAAATTAAAGCACCCAAACAAGTAGAACGAGTAAGGGCAGCCATGTGA
- a CDS encoding CHAT domain-containing protein yields MLGHNRFFHFSIFFLAIFQRPEFEHPRVHLLGLSAGSFQSHKGEYVVNANLSVNKKAEADHLLEIGINLTIERNYSSAIQSLEQALRAYREIKELYGEGESLYWIAAIYQSQGYYLQSRQACQQALEIARRINSLEQEWQILTLIGLTYTEQGQFAEALASNSEALLIVQILGNSLGEQSILHNIALIYTYLGQYEQALETYQKNLALIHSANVTTSEEQRRLRNFEGLTLYNIGLVYENLQLYDEAIRSYKKALSIVKEVGDLSTEVSVLNSIGYTYYLTNQIEPALSFLEQALATAQRLGDFDNLPKILNNLGRIYTNLDQFDLAESSLKQALNISLKNESLVQQQLVLSNIGDLLVQQNQPELAIVFYKRSVNVTESIRRDIQGLPIEQQQSYTNTIADTYRKLAALLIQQDRILEAQQVLDLLKVQEIQDYLRRGVRSSEQTSQGVYLWEAEQRVFASFETLLQDGQRLAELQAIAPEELTAEQRTELLELHQKSQQIQATFNRFVDLPDVQAALQRLRLNARQAFDLENLNQLRSNLSQLRSDAVLLYPLVLDDRLELVILSPNLDPLHKTVDVTRVELNQTISDFLHDLRNPESDPKPNAAKLYDWLIRPIEGFLRESGAKVVLYAPDRQLRYIPLAALYDGQQWFVENYQINHITAVSLTNLNTPPRPNPRILAGAYSEGRHLIARRGESPLPFRGLPFAKVEVQTIASLFPGTRQLINQDFTEASTLPFLNSYNIVHFATHAIFTTGSSEDSYIVMGNGDTIDLNEIRTLSLGNVDLMVLSGCQTAVNNVNLGQELGEGTEILGFGYQVQNAGARATIASLWSVDDGGTEVLMSQFYALLQQANRSKTETLQQAQIALIREQENFQLQDALIRERNAGDLPRISAQELTHPYYWAPFILIGNGL; encoded by the coding sequence ATGCTTGGACACAACAGATTCTTTCACTTTTCCATATTCTTTCTAGCAATTTTCCAGCGTCCTGAATTTGAACATCCCCGTGTGCATCTCTTAGGTCTCAGTGCAGGGAGTTTTCAGTCTCATAAAGGAGAATACGTAGTAAATGCTAATTTATCAGTGAATAAAAAGGCTGAGGCAGACCACTTGCTTGAAATTGGCATAAATCTTACTATTGAACGGAACTACTCGTCCGCAATTCAATCTTTAGAACAAGCTCTTCGAGCATACAGAGAGATCAAAGAGCTGTATGGTGAAGGAGAAAGTTTGTATTGGATTGCAGCAATTTACCAAAGTCAAGGCTACTACCTGCAATCGCGTCAGGCTTGCCAACAAGCTTTGGAAATCGCACGAAGGATTAATAGTCTTGAGCAGGAATGGCAGATATTAACGCTAATAGGGCTGACCTATACGGAGCAGGGGCAGTTTGCTGAAGCACTGGCATCAAACTCAGAAGCTTTGCTAATTGTTCAAATACTAGGAAATTCTCTGGGCGAACAAAGCATATTACACAATATTGCATTGATATACACATATCTTGGGCAATACGAACAAGCACTAGAAACTTATCAAAAAAATCTCGCTCTGATTCATTCAGCAAACGTTACCACTAGCGAAGAACAGCGACGTTTAAGAAATTTTGAAGGACTTACTCTGTACAATATAGGCTTAGTGTACGAGAATTTGCAGCTATATGATGAGGCAATTAGAAGCTATAAGAAAGCTCTTTCCATAGTAAAAGAAGTTGGAGATTTGTCTACTGAAGTCAGCGTCCTTAATAGTATAGGATATACCTATTATTTGACGAATCAGATAGAACCAGCTTTATCTTTTCTTGAGCAGGCTCTTGCAACTGCTCAAAGATTAGGCGATTTCGACAACCTGCCAAAAATCTTAAACAATCTAGGTCGAATTTACACTAATTTAGATCAATTTGATTTAGCTGAGTCAAGCCTTAAACAGGCATTAAACATTTCCCTCAAGAACGAGAGCCTTGTTCAACAACAACTTGTGCTTAGTAACATCGGCGATCTCCTCGTCCAACAAAACCAGCCTGAACTCGCCATTGTCTTCTACAAACGATCGGTCAACGTCACAGAATCTATCCGCCGAGATATTCAAGGACTGCCGATCGAACAGCAGCAATCCTACACGAATACGATCGCGGATACCTATCGAAAATTAGCGGCGTTATTAATTCAGCAGGATCGCATATTAGAAGCGCAGCAGGTCTTAGATTTGCTGAAAGTGCAGGAAATTCAGGACTATTTGCGGCGAGGGGTTCGCAGTTCAGAGCAAACGTCTCAAGGGGTGTATCTCTGGGAAGCGGAGCAGCGGGTTTTTGCATCCTTTGAAACCCTGTTGCAAGACGGACAGCGACTTGCCGAACTACAAGCTATTGCGCCGGAAGAACTTACCGCAGAGCAGCGAACCGAACTGCTGGAACTCCACCAGAAAAGTCAACAAATTCAAGCCACCTTCAACCGTTTTGTGGATTTGCCCGATGTGCAGGCAGCATTGCAGCGACTCCGGCTCAATGCCCGTCAAGCCTTCGACCTGGAGAATCTCAATCAGCTTCGTTCCAATCTCAGTCAGCTTCGCTCCGATGCCGTCCTTCTTTACCCGCTGGTGCTGGACGATCGCCTCGAACTGGTAATCCTCTCGCCCAATCTCGACCCGCTGCATAAAACCGTTGACGTTACAAGAGTCGAGCTGAACCAGACCATTTCCGATTTCCTGCACGATCTGCGAAACCCCGAATCCGATCCCAAACCCAACGCCGCCAAACTCTACGATTGGTTAATTCGCCCGATCGAAGGCTTTTTACGCGAATCTGGAGCCAAAGTCGTTCTCTATGCACCCGATCGCCAACTGCGCTACATTCCCCTTGCTGCTCTCTATGACGGTCAGCAGTGGTTTGTCGAAAACTATCAGATCAATCACATCACTGCGGTTAGCCTGACGAACCTCAATACCCCACCGCGTCCCAATCCCCGTATCCTGGCAGGGGCATATTCCGAAGGTCGCCATCTGATTGCTCGTCGTGGAGAATCCCCTCTTCCCTTCAGGGGCTTACCCTTTGCCAAAGTCGAAGTTCAGACGATCGCCAGCCTTTTCCCAGGAACCCGCCAGCTCATTAACCAGGACTTCACCGAAGCGTCTACGCTACCATTCCTCAACAGCTATAACATCGTTCACTTTGCGACCCATGCTATTTTCACCACCGGATCTTCCGAAGATTCCTATATCGTAATGGGCAACGGAGACACGATCGATCTGAATGAGATTCGTACCTTAAGTTTGGGCAATGTGGATCTCATGGTGCTAAGCGGCTGTCAAACAGCAGTCAATAACGTTAACCTGGGACAGGAATTGGGCGAGGGAACAGAAATTTTGGGCTTTGGCTATCAGGTGCAGAACGCTGGCGCAAGAGCAACGATCGCCTCCCTCTGGTCAGTTGATGATGGCGGCACAGAGGTTTTAATGAGCCAGTTTTATGCCCTCCTTCAGCAAGCCAACCGTTCCAAAACCGAAACGCTCCAGCAGGCACAGATCGCCCTCATTCGAGAACAGGAAAACTTTCAACTGCAAGACGCCCTCATCCGAGAACGAAATGCCGGTGATTTGCCCCGCATCAGCGCCCAAGAATTAACCCATCCCTACTACTGGGCACCGTTTATCCTAATTGGGAATGGACTATAG
- a CDS encoding Uma2 family endonuclease: MTAIVARWAIKDYHKMIEAGLLVDRRVELLNGLIVEMSPEGPDHADLSTDLLEYLISAANGRYRVRADKPITIATSNSEPEPDIALVKPQSYRQSHPTPADIYLIIEFANSSLTKDTQEKRLAYATAGIPEYWVVNLRDRQLIVYRNPANGDYQSEQRLTSGKIEAIEFPDVGLDVAVLFQLDV, translated from the coding sequence ATGACAGCGATCGTGGCACGTTGGGCAATTAAGGACTATCACAAAATGATTGAGGCGGGTCTGCTGGTAGACCGTCGTGTTGAGCTATTAAATGGATTAATTGTCGAAATGTCTCCCGAAGGACCGGATCACGCCGATCTCAGCACGGATCTCCTGGAATATCTGATTAGTGCCGCGAACGGACGGTATCGCGTTCGAGCCGATAAGCCGATTACGATCGCCACCAGCAACAGCGAACCCGAACCAGACATTGCCCTAGTCAAACCCCAATCCTACCGCCAGTCCCACCCAACGCCAGCAGATATCTACCTGATTATCGAATTTGCCAATTCCAGCCTAACCAAAGACACCCAGGAAAAGCGCCTCGCCTACGCCACCGCCGGAATTCCCGAATACTGGGTTGTGAATTTGCGCGATCGCCAGCTTATCGTCTACCGCAATCCTGCCAATGGTGATTACCAATCAGAACAACGATTAACGAGTGGAAAAATTGAGGCGATCGAGTTTCCGGATGTGGGATTGGATGTTGCAGTATTGTTTCAACTAGATGTGTGA
- a CDS encoding tetratricopeptide repeat protein: MIASRISGAVSLGLLLILPGEAVKSANPAEKIAIDPSPTPGRVHANTNFPVSPIQIAQCRTGRTTNPRGPEDALIPYTISPRNTAVLSDRPDLRWNAVLGVNQYKVTLMNGETILWTKEVQTNRIPYPADAEPLKPGIHYSLVVEASNGHISTEEKTQPSFYLLPAPQAAIVQQAETQLAQLTSPETALLRANLYAGSELHSEASKTLETIVAQGTTSAMIYRQLGDGYARSGLSLEAEDRYLKAIPLAANDLEEQARIQDALGELYEAIENNQEAIKYLTQAKESYEQLNNQLKAKEMQERLTNLSTQA, from the coding sequence ATGATTGCGAGTCGTATCAGTGGAGCCGTTAGTTTAGGACTGCTCCTGATCCTTCCCGGTGAAGCGGTGAAGTCTGCTAACCCTGCCGAAAAAATTGCGATCGATCCATCCCCGACACCAGGGAGAGTACACGCAAATACCAATTTTCCCGTTTCGCCTATCCAGATTGCCCAATGCCGCACCGGACGCACTACCAATCCTCGCGGTCCCGAAGATGCCCTGATTCCCTACACGATTTCCCCTCGCAATACCGCAGTGTTGAGCGATCGCCCTGACCTGCGCTGGAATGCGGTTCTAGGAGTCAATCAGTATAAGGTTACCCTGATGAATGGGGAGACGATTCTGTGGACAAAGGAGGTACAAACCAACCGGATTCCTTACCCAGCCGACGCAGAACCCTTGAAGCCGGGAATTCATTACAGCCTGGTTGTAGAAGCCTCGAATGGTCACATTTCAACAGAAGAAAAAACACAGCCCTCTTTCTATCTCCTCCCCGCACCCCAGGCGGCGATCGTCCAACAAGCAGAAACCCAGCTCGCACAGCTCACTTCCCCCGAAACGGCATTACTGCGAGCAAATTTATACGCAGGCTCGGAACTTCACAGCGAAGCAAGCAAAACCCTGGAAACGATCGTAGCTCAGGGCACAACTTCCGCCATGATCTATCGACAGCTTGGTGACGGGTATGCGCGATCGGGCTTATCCCTGGAAGCAGAAGATCGCTATCTCAAAGCCATCCCCCTTGCAGCCAACGATCTCGAAGAACAAGCCAGAATCCAGGATGCTCTGGGCGAACTGTATGAGGCGATCGAGAACAACCAGGAAGCCATCAAGTATTTGACGCAAGCAAAGGAGAGCTATGAGCAGTTAAACAACCAGTTGAAGGCAAAGGAAATGCAGGAACGACTTACCAATCTATCCACTCAAGCATAA
- a CDS encoding protein kinase domain-containing protein, whose product MLAPGNLLQNRYRILHPLGKGGFSQVFEVEENGTRKVLKILNLGELQPSQYQKAIALFQREVEVLSQFCHPGVPQIEPEGYFVLQQGKQPLHCLVMEKIAGDNLQQWREKGGMLSQQQAIDWLKQLITILKELHRQQFFHRDIKPANIMLRPGGQLVLIDFGAVREITLTYLVKQEQQETGTAIISAGYTPPEQAEGQAVPQSDFFALGRTFVHLFTGKDPIDLPKDPQTGRLCWRDRVQSRVSPLLADLIDDLMAPFPGQRPPNCEAILKTVQTIERQIILQRWIPLVVWLTRLRLKQDKRRWLSRWLTPIGLGLAASGSVMLWANRISISDKINDQGLSAYEANNQQVAGWLYQLALLFDPQSSSANFNLGTLYEDWQQVDRAMAAYQTVVKGDRFALDRWKSLNNLARLYLREGQYEAAMPLLQEGLKLVDQPKDQYTLRKNLGWAYLGLKQYDAAEKELQKAIAFDSEQAAAHCLMVPVLKANVKISDALESLNLCLKYANANDPDYWVLSDLARSAFPSSEVQP is encoded by the coding sequence ATGCTGGCTCCGGGTAATTTGCTTCAGAACCGCTATCGCATCCTGCATCCGCTTGGAAAAGGTGGGTTCAGCCAGGTGTTTGAGGTGGAGGAAAACGGAACGCGCAAGGTGCTGAAGATCTTGAATCTGGGTGAGTTGCAGCCGTCGCAATACCAGAAGGCAATTGCCCTATTTCAGCGGGAAGTTGAGGTCTTAAGCCAGTTCTGCCATCCAGGCGTACCGCAGATTGAGCCAGAGGGGTACTTTGTCTTGCAGCAGGGAAAACAGCCGCTCCACTGTCTGGTCATGGAGAAGATCGCTGGCGATAATCTTCAGCAATGGCGGGAAAAGGGCGGGATGCTCTCGCAGCAGCAGGCGATCGACTGGCTGAAACAGCTGATTACCATTCTGAAAGAACTACATCGGCAGCAGTTTTTTCATCGAGATATTAAGCCTGCCAATATTATGCTGCGTCCAGGTGGACAGTTGGTTTTAATTGATTTTGGAGCAGTGCGAGAAATAACGCTGACCTATCTGGTCAAGCAGGAACAGCAGGAAACCGGAACGGCAATTATCTCAGCCGGATACACGCCGCCAGAGCAGGCAGAAGGGCAGGCAGTTCCCCAGTCAGACTTTTTTGCGTTAGGCAGAACGTTCGTCCATCTGTTCACAGGCAAAGATCCGATCGATCTTCCCAAAGATCCCCAAACCGGACGGCTCTGCTGGCGCGATCGCGTTCAGTCAAGGGTTTCCCCTCTGCTGGCAGATTTGATTGACGATCTGATGGCTCCTTTCCCAGGGCAGCGTCCGCCTAACTGTGAGGCGATCCTGAAGACAGTTCAGACGATCGAACGGCAGATTATCCTTCAGCGATGGATTCCGCTCGTGGTGTGGCTGACCCGGCTGCGGCTCAAGCAGGACAAACGGAGGTGGCTCTCTCGCTGGCTAACGCCGATCGGCTTGGGACTCGCGGCTTCCGGTAGCGTGATGCTGTGGGCGAATCGCATTTCTATCTCGGACAAGATTAACGATCAAGGACTCAGTGCCTATGAAGCAAACAATCAACAAGTTGCCGGATGGCTCTATCAGCTGGCGCTCCTGTTTGATCCGCAAAGCTCCTCAGCCAACTTCAACTTGGGAACGCTCTATGAGGATTGGCAACAGGTCGATCGGGCAATGGCTGCTTACCAAACTGTTGTGAAGGGCGATCGGTTTGCACTAGATCGGTGGAAGTCTTTAAACAATCTGGCGAGGCTTTATCTGCGGGAGGGACAGTACGAAGCGGCGATGCCCCTGCTCCAGGAAGGATTGAAACTTGTTGACCAGCCGAAAGATCAATATACGCTGCGAAAAAATCTGGGATGGGCATATCTGGGCTTGAAGCAGTATGATGCAGCCGAAAAGGAGCTTCAGAAAGCGATCGCGTTTGATTCTGAGCAAGCTGCCGCTCACTGTTTAATGGTTCCGGTTCTCAAGGCAAACGTAAAAATTTCTGATGCTCTGGAATCGCTGAATCTCTGTTTGAAGTATGCTAACGCTAATGATCCAGACTATTGGGTTTTGTCCGATTTAGCCCGTAGTGCCTTTCCGTCTTCAGAGGTGCAGCCGTGA
- a CDS encoding NB-ARC domain-containing protein — protein sequence MQCARASSPVNLPTLVQPFNMLEDKFSEAGLTWDLPRLYADLAEVKRLYNNPGRRAVALTELEKACLRGILCGYSPKNIAIELNRDVTGLRVELSRYLYAYLEALTEQRPENWRQIAFLLEKAGYRLNALITRAANSPGRQDLGVMIDTYCFCGREPELKTLQQWMTDPSCHVITLIGMGGIGKTALAAKWVQLRLTEPGGEFNFEGVIWRSLQYAPPVEETLSELLQFVSEGEETAPNLAPTATIDQQISLLLSRLRQHRYLIVLDDWESILREGEWAGYCVQEHEGYGRLLQRLAMEQHQSCLLLISREQPIEVTPLITQEAAVRRLKLKGLPLPAAKELLETRGLELDETGLPELIEIHRGNPAAVLRAAMTIQDLFDGSISQFLSQTSLVLGDVLLNLLEQQLTRLSDQERTIIFWLAVTGQPMTIANLKSKLDAEERSLLLTALDSLRRRSLIEKIRPVGGSREALFFLEPVLMKYVVRQFVTQFCQDLCNVLETPSIAQLGLVGSHLLVDEAQGDGIQFYQTKRILSRICDRLKVKVRGDSEPLQSHLEALRIWLQERDNLSISYAETNIEKLLEIISL from the coding sequence ATGCAATGTGCTAGAGCCAGTTCACCTGTCAATCTGCCGACCTTAGTGCAGCCATTTAATATGCTCGAAGACAAGTTTTCCGAAGCTGGTTTAACCTGGGATTTGCCAAGGCTTTACGCCGATCTGGCAGAAGTTAAGCGGCTCTATAACAATCCCGGTCGGCGAGCGGTTGCCCTGACTGAGCTGGAAAAGGCTTGTTTGCGGGGAATTCTCTGCGGCTATAGCCCCAAGAATATTGCGATCGAGCTGAATCGAGATGTCACCGGGTTGCGGGTCGAGCTGTCCAGATACCTGTATGCCTACCTTGAGGCACTGACGGAACAGCGTCCGGAGAATTGGCGGCAGATTGCGTTTTTGCTGGAGAAGGCAGGCTATCGGCTTAATGCACTGATCACCCGTGCAGCAAACTCTCCTGGGCGGCAGGATTTGGGCGTGATGATCGACACCTATTGCTTCTGCGGCAGAGAACCGGAACTCAAAACGCTTCAACAGTGGATGACCGATCCTTCCTGCCATGTGATTACGCTGATCGGCATGGGCGGCATAGGTAAAACGGCGTTAGCAGCGAAGTGGGTTCAACTAAGGTTGACGGAACCTGGAGGAGAATTTAATTTTGAGGGTGTGATCTGGCGATCGCTTCAGTATGCTCCTCCCGTAGAGGAAACCCTGTCGGAACTGCTGCAATTTGTTAGCGAGGGAGAGGAAACTGCCCCCAATCTTGCGCCAACAGCGACGATCGATCAGCAAATTTCCTTGTTGCTGTCCCGGCTCCGTCAGCATCGTTATCTGATTGTGCTGGACGACTGGGAGAGTATTCTGCGGGAAGGAGAATGGGCGGGCTATTGTGTCCAAGAGCATGAGGGCTATGGGCGATTATTGCAGCGGCTCGCAATGGAGCAGCACCAAAGCTGTTTATTGCTGATTAGTCGGGAACAGCCGATCGAAGTCACGCCGCTGATCACTCAGGAGGCAGCAGTGCGGCGGCTCAAGCTCAAGGGCTTACCCCTTCCGGCGGCAAAGGAACTGCTGGAAACAAGAGGACTGGAGCTAGACGAGACAGGCTTACCCGAACTGATTGAAATCCATCGCGGCAATCCGGCAGCAGTTTTGCGGGCAGCAATGACCATTCAGGATTTATTTGACGGCAGTATTTCCCAGTTTCTCTCTCAAACGTCGCTGGTGCTGGGGGATGTGCTGCTCAACCTGCTGGAACAGCAATTAACCAGGCTGTCCGACCAGGAACGCACGATTATCTTCTGGCTCGCCGTCACTGGACAGCCGATGACAATTGCTAACCTGAAAAGCAAACTGGATGCGGAAGAACGATCGCTGCTTTTAACGGCGTTAGATTCCCTGCGACGACGATCGCTGATTGAGAAAATCAGACCCGTGGGCGGATCGCGGGAGGCGCTGTTCTTCCTGGAACCTGTGCTGATGAAGTATGTGGTACGGCAGTTTGTAACGCAGTTTTGTCAGGACTTGTGCAACGTGTTGGAGACTCCGTCGATCGCTCAGTTGGGGCTGGTTGGCAGTCATTTACTGGTGGATGAAGCGCAGGGGGACGGCATTCAGTTTTACCAGACAAAACGGATTTTGAGCCGCATTTGCGATCGGCTGAAGGTAAAAGTTAGGGGGGACAGCGAACCGCTTCAGAGCCATCTGGAGGCGCTGCGGATCTGGCTCCAGGAAAGGGATAATCTTTCGATCAGCTATGCGGAAACGAATATTGAGAAGTTGTTAGAGATAATAAGCCTATAG
- a CDS encoding N-acyl amino acid synthase FeeM domain-containing protein yields MSTHKSLLGAQSKELAFHSKPLESDHEIRIAQRLVYRVFVNEMGWIPPADNPSGIQFVEDQAAPRFVDHFDQTALWFGTFYHQKLIACWRFCQPLDGKFELEHYQPLPNFLKASRSLEVTRLVIDPSHRKRSRGLLHLAQTTYRHLCDRFDYTFAAVEFPHPGDLYLKLGSKQADVKPFKYSPLDPNEVQLIVLDLKNRETLASGYRKYSQ; encoded by the coding sequence ATGTCAACCCATAAATCGCTTCTGGGAGCGCAGAGCAAAGAGCTTGCATTCCACAGTAAACCTTTAGAGAGTGACCACGAAATTCGGATAGCTCAGAGGCTTGTTTATCGAGTTTTTGTGAACGAGATGGGATGGATTCCACCTGCTGATAATCCTTCTGGAATTCAATTTGTAGAGGATCAGGCAGCCCCCCGGTTTGTTGATCATTTTGATCAGACTGCCCTTTGGTTTGGCACCTTTTATCACCAAAAACTCATTGCCTGCTGGCGATTCTGTCAACCGCTCGACGGCAAATTTGAGCTGGAACACTATCAGCCGCTCCCAAACTTCCTCAAGGCTTCCAGGAGCCTGGAAGTAACCCGACTAGTGATTGATCCCAGTCACCGCAAGCGATCGCGTGGCCTCCTGCATTTAGCACAGACCACCTACAGGCATCTATGCGATCGATTTGATTACACCTTTGCTGCGGTTGAGTTTCCCCATCCCGGTGACTTGTATTTGAAATTAGGCTCGAAACAAGCCGATGTTAAACCCTTCAAGTATTCCCCGCTCGACCCCAACGAAGTGCAGCTAATTGTTCTGGACTTGAAAAACAGGGAGACTTTAGCCAGTGGCTATCGCAAATATTCTCAGTGA